ACTGAAAGAAGCTGGCTGTTCCAATATCATATCTTCAGATCTTTCAGGCCTTTGATTTCAACCTCAGCTGGCTCCTGCAGCTTGTTCTGTTCAGCAGACGTCGTCTCTTTGGCTGATGGTGCCGGAGGACTGACATCAACGGTGAGAACTTCAGTTGTGGGTTGGTCGACTTGAACTGTTGGAGCTTCAGAAATTGGTGCCACTGCAGCAGGCTTTGTATAACCAAAAGGGTCCTCAACTAGAACAGGAGAGAATTTGGAGAATGGTGGCTCCTCTACTTGAGGTGTAGCAGGTATGGAAATCCGAGGATCCTCTACTTTAACAGATGGACGCACCACGGACGATAGCTCATCCATCCGTACTGGAGCAGCAAATGCAGGAACAGCTTGTCTGATTGACACGGGTGGGGCCATGTGCAAAGTAGGAGGCCTCATTACTAATGATGGCTGTGGCGAAGGAAGTGGTGGTGCGGAGAACACTGGAATCGCATTCCGAATTGTCACTGGGGGTGCAATCTTGCAATGCACTGGAATATATGGTGCTGCTCCTACTGCTGGGAATTTCTGTGGCCGGGGTTTGAAGATGTCTGCCAATGATGACTGACATTCATTCGGAACTGTAACCATTGGCTGGCCAGTTATGCTGACATTCTTTTGGAGAGTGGGGTTGTTGTTCAAGGCAGGATTAGGCCTGTTGCGCTGAGCAGTTTTCGGGCATATCAAGGGAAGGATTCTTGATGTTGTAGTTATAGACGGTTGTGTACTCGATGGCCTAGGATTTAGTGTAGGAAATTGTATTGGAAAAGATAGTCTCGCCAATCTAGCCTTTATTAGATACTTCTGCAGCGCACGAGCTACTGTCACATGCTCCTGTTCATCCTTATGGGACCTTTCATAAGGAAGCTCAGTTTGTTGCACTACTGGAAAAACAATGGGGCACAAAACATATTAACTATTAGATTCTTGCCACATAGTAAAAtgcttaaaatttatatacataagGATCATATGATACTCAATAAGACCATATTAATCCTCCGTTTTCTCTCATAAACTATTTGCTATCCCCATGCCTCAGCATTATTCACATGATTTGAATTCCATATTCAAAGATTGATAAAAAGTTTAGGTGCAGAGGCAAGAAAGGCTGATGGACAACAGTACCAAGTAAGGCATCATAGGGACCATGTAATCAGTTTTAAATGGGCTACTGGGCGAGGCTGTATGACTCTTGATTCCTACTCATTAATCATCACCTATTtgtcttttatttctttctctaaTTGGCTTTTCAACTAGGTAGACATAAAAAATCAAGGGCTTGGTGACAGAGCAGCGGATgggtttaaaaaattgaaacgaGTATGGACCAGGGCCACTTACAAGATTTAAGAGATAACCAAGCTGCCATGGCAGCATTCTTTTCTGCTTGCTTCTTGTTCTTAGCTGGCACACCGGTAAATATAACACCAGCCAACTCTACAGTACACGTAAAAATAGGAAGGTGGCCTAGACCAGTTCTGAAAGTTGAATATGCAGGCAAAGTTGCTCCTACTCTTTGTGAAACCTCCTGCAATAGATTCTTATATACACCTGTCTCGTCCTGCAAAGGTCAGAATGGTACAGCATTAGCAAGGAACAAGGAACCGAACTGTTCGAGAAATCCCAAACACATTATTTGACAAATGAATGTTATAGTTTACACAAAAGATGGTAACAAGACAGTTTGCAAAGTTCTAACAATTCATGTATAGGGCCTTCATTTTGAGATAAGCGTACATAGAAGAATATCGGAGATATTCAAACTTGAATGCACACCAAGTCATCCAATTTTTCACATGACAAACTTCAATTGCTTTAGCTCTTTGAAGCTACAAGGATCAATCATATATTGTTAATTCTGGGTGTGTCATTTGTAACTTAGCGATGAAAATCATTAAGTGTGTTAAAGATACTATATCCACTGAATGGTCATGAGTTTTCATGCGAATGATATGTTGAACTATAATTTGGTTTCCTATCACACGAGGATCTGGTAGAAAGCATatttctcaattctcaatctAATTCTTATGTTATTGACTGAATATCAATCCAAACTGGCTATAATTTGGAAGGAGCAAGGTATAAGATTCTAGACTGATCCAGCAAAGAGTCTCTTTGGTAGACCTAGTGAAGATATGGCTTTGCTAAGTGTTATCGACTGAAACAACATAACAACAATATACAGCCTTTTCTCGCCTCCTTAGCTAGACCAAAGCACAACATATAATGAGTTTTCTAAGATTCAAAGATTTCATTTcttcaataaaaatgattacaaGATTTCACACAGAAAggtaaatttatattaatgttttgaattttagaaAAGTTAATTTTTCCGGATTACAACCCATCTAATGTTCTAAGCGACGTTATGGTTAAGCTAAATACACGAAGCCTACTTTATTGAAAATATGGAGGCTGAGAAAAATAACATGAACTCGATCCTGCCACATGAGATGCCATTTAATGTTTTAAGTGACATCATAGGGCAGTTGGATTCTGTGATACCCTACTAATTCAAACCAAAGAGGCTGAGTTAATTACATTATTCATCACAGCTCACGACTGTCACTGTAACGGATATAATGTGTGACATACTACGCCTATTTCACAGAATGGTGGGTcaaaaaaacatgtttttcatGGCAAGTAGATagcaaatgaaatttaaaacatgGCATTGGCGTGAATCGCGTGATTTCCTGAAAACCAACAAACTTGTCCAAATAAATTCTAACAAACCATTcaagagtattttaatttttgctaaCAGACAGAAATCAATTCTTATCTGGAAACTTTTCCAATGCGAATGAAGTATTCAAAATGCTTATTATGCTACTAAAGTCTAAAAGTATGCGTATAATCTGATTCACTAAAGCCTTATGAGTCGTCTAGACTCTATAGTAGAGCACAAAATCCTTGACCAAAATGACTAAATTACCCATCCAAAAAGCTCTTTCTCATGTATCAAAGTGCAGAAGTTACTAAAACATGGCAAAGATTAAGTATACTTGGAGGAAAAACCCCCTCTAGAGAATCAAGGTTACACCAAAGGCATACCCAAAATCCTATCTAGTGAAGAGAAATTTAGTAGCTCTAGGAACTGAATCAATTAGAGGTTCTTACTTGTGAAATCGGCCTTAGATGCTAACAACATCTAAATGTCAACTTCCATGAGCTGATTGTTCACAAAACAAAGGCAGcatttgaaaatagaaatgtttAGTAGCCACAAATTCATCGAAATGACACAAGTACAGAGTAACGTATTATAATTACACAATCATTCTCAAATTTACTCAGATAAATCCGTCCTTTCAGAAGATCACATAGACACATTGTTGCATTCTGTTTAATCCCCAATTTTGCAGCaatcaaattatatcaaaGACGACAGGAGCACAATTTAAGAAATCAAACACCAAGCAAATTTCAAACAATAAAAGTTCCATGGAAACTAAACAACACagtaaattagtaaaaaacttggaagaaaaaaagaaactcaCAAGAATTCGGGCTGCGAGCGAGTTTGACGGGCCGCGGCTGGCGAGCGCATCAAGCGCCATCTCAGCTGCAGAGTGCTCCGCCTGGCGGAGAGTGGAGCAGTAGGTAGGGCTCTCAAAGGTCTCCCCGTTAAAATTAACGACGGCCTTGAAGCGCGGCGCGTGATCGGGACCTTCCCTGATGGACGTGTAGGCCGGCAGATTGAAGCAGCTCCGCTGCGCCAGCTCCTGCAGCTGGTTCTTATACATCTCTACACCGAACCccccaaaaaatcaaaaaaatcaatccaaCAAACACACACTTTCTCTATTAGCGAAATGCATCAGATCATCGCCTCAATCGAGGCTCCAATTGAGATCCGGAGCGTCTTTCCTGGCGTTTTACTAGGGTTTTTGCTTGCATTTCTCAAAAAGATAGGCAGAGTTTTTCGGTGAgctttttagagagagaaagggtttagagagagagaggactTTTGTTTCGCATTTTCGCTGTGCAGTAATAGCTTCGCTTTAAAACCAacgtgagagagagagaaagaggtgGGAATATTTGGATGCATGCAGTTCCACGGTTAGATTCAGTgtggaaaataaatatgaatgcgtcggaattattttatactactagatggcaaaataattcaatttagttttaattatttttatgtcatttaatgATATGATGTCAACGTGATAGAAGATGGgtgcaaataaatttttttagtggCACATGGCAAATTACGAGGGGAATTTatgagagaaattaaaaatgggaaatggaaaaataaagataaggAGGGAAATAAATTTGTGGGtgccaataattaaatcaaggTTTCTCGATAAAGATTGTGGGGATTGTTCCCATGTATATTTATTGGATGGCATTGACTAAACTAAGACATATTCGagtgaaaaattaaatcaaattcaagTACTTACTTTAATAAGTATGTTTTGGATTAACCATATTTTAGCTTAatgcataaattataaaatagttaaaaaaagaGAGGCGCATATACATTTGAATTTGGTAATCTGTTTAATTGAAACTTGCCccagttgattttattatttataaagaCTGCACTTGAAGTCGCTTTcttagagaaaataatttgtggcataaatttcaaaacagAAATTAATGTAATGTGTAGTACCTTAAAACACtgctttaaatattttttaaaatgcgacgataaaaatcaacaattactatctggataATTTAGGAATAATTACGGACTATGAAAAGGgacaaatgaaataaaattagtgaGACCGATTTATAAAGCCGTTGGCTAATACTTGTCCCTTTTTTCTAATCACTattaatttcaacaaatttaaaatttcggcgtaatgaaattaattaatcctaGTTGTCCTATTCACATATGTCGAGCAGAAAATAATTTGGTCATAGATGGAATAGGGGGAATGGGAATTTAATGAGTAGGTTTATGGATGGAAAGTTGTGTTTAAATGGGATTAATTGATGATTCCTTTCACAGGGGACATAATTTACATCACTGCTTTTACTAATCATACTTGCTCAACTATGCAAATTTCTAGCCTTCACCTATATTCTATGTTATCATTACTTTTAAAGTTTACTAGTGTATCAAACTATCAATAGTATTAGTTCTTTTTAAGATTACAAATCTTTTTTCTCCATGTCCTAATTTCTTAAATCGAATAAAAATACCAATATGTAATAAAGGTAAACAACATTTTGTAAAACTCTGGTTAGTCCCATATAaaaactattatttatataatgactttgatattttatatctatgtcctactaattaatttctaattttaatgaaaacacACCAATATGTACAAGATAAATATTAcgaaatttgatcaaactttTTTAAGTCCTACAAGTTTGAAAATCGACTGCTAATAACATGactttgatatattttgtaattatccTGAATTATGGccgaaacttttaaaattagctaataatatcatgaatataatatatttcacAACAAACTTAAATAatgtagtactacttatttaaaaactgaaaaataaaaataaaagcgaTGGTAGAATTGTTTTGACGAACTACACTCAATTGGTCAgaagccaaaaaaaaagataaatgaaatgTTTGAATAAACCACTATTGACAAAACTCTAAATTGAAATtcatgactttttttttttgttacatgATAGAGAGGGCATAGCCGACGGGGAATATCTCAGTTTGTCTAGAAGGAGAATGTTGAGTAAACTTTAGGAGGAGAATAGAAAATACTAGTAGGAGTATGAAACTCTGGCGGCATCCCAGTCGACCAATTTGCAAGAAAATCGGCAGCGGAATTGGCTTCCCTATAAACGTGCTTTATGTTTACCTCACATTGTAGCTCCATGAGCTGCCATATGTATTAGAGTAGGCTATGATCTATCTGAGTTAAGCATACATACCGTTACTGAGCTCTCACTTTCAACGTCTAATGCACGGATGCCATGCTCTCATGCTAGCTTCAAGCCATCTAATATTGCCCAGAGTTGAGCTATCGTGAATAACCATAGCAGCCCTTATGTGTTGTGAACATCCGTGAAGCTAGATGCAACACGTGTACTCCCTTTCACCGCCCCATCCGTGTTAGTTGATGGGGACTTCATTAGTGCTGGATGTTTTGGAATGTTTGGACCATGCTACCTTGTAACTGACATTTGCAGCTGCCCAAAACATTACCTAAAATCTAAGAGCTTTCAGTCTGCTTGCCTTTCACATTTCTCAGTGGAGCTACCATATTTCCTTCCGTGACCTGGCCACCATTCCACTAATTCGTCTGAGAAGGATTCTCGATATCACAGCTCGGAGAGCTTTCATCGTATAACTGATCAGGTATTAGTTAGTATTACTTGCAGAGTTCACATTTTTATCTTGTGAGCTTAGACAGAATGTACATGTTGATATTGGAGCTGAAATAAGGGAATATTTTTGCAGTTTGCCAGAGCTGAAAACTTCAAAAAAGAATGCTGCAAAGCCAAAAGAAAACAAGTAGCTGCTGATGTTCATGTTAACGCAGTGCAGAAGATCACCCTGCTGAAAATGGAAACAGAGGAAGAGAGCCCTTGAAGCTCAGTCTCAGTTATAACAACCATCAAATTCAATATAGCCTGGTATTTTTCTATCAAACTTGATTGACATCATCAATATTTTCCAGCTTTGAGGATTCTGAAACAAAACTCATATTTGCTGAGAACATAATGTACTTATCAAATAAATGAGATGTTATACTTGATGGCTGATATATTGGCATCACAATTCAATCAAAACCATGTAAATTGATATTGAAGAGAAGAATTTCCCTAAtattatcaacaaacacatcaatCAGCAAGGTGAGGAGGCAGGTTACTGGAATGACATGACAAACGAATAAATCTTTCCCTTCAAGAGCTCCGCCTTGTCCATCAGCACCCCGTCCCTTCTAGAGACAACACGATCCAACCAGTCGTTGACTCGTTTCAGCTGAGACAAAATAGTGGCCATAGGGCCACAGTCGAGACCTCCACCATTGCCTGTAGCGGACTTGCCAAATACACGAAAACCTGCATCAAGGGACTCCTCAACAAACCTCACGAACCACATTTGCATCTCAGACAGCAAATTCTTTCCCAGCTCTACAGTTTCGTTCATTCCCATGCATCGAGTCCATGTTCCAGCCACTGATGGTGACACCTTCTTGGCAGGTTCACTGATAGAGGGCCTCTTCTTTGAACTTTGCTCCACCTTTGATAAGCCATCAAACTCTTCGTTTGTGAGGAGGGAGACAACCTCAAGGTTCGTGGCCAAAGCAGCTTCCACCCATAGCTTGCTCGGTTTTGGTTGCTCTGTAGATGTAGAATCCGTACTTCTTGATGAACTGTGGCTACCGAAAATCAACTCAACGTCTGCTGTTGATTTCAGGGCATCCTCGTAAATGGACATGAATCGGTCGATAGTAGGCAGAGGATTCTCAGGCTTTGACATTGCAACTAAATCAGAAAACATGCTGcaagttgaaaatttgaaaagggTCAGTACATATGTTCAAGATTGCTTTTTTACTAAAGCAGTAGTTATGTTTCCGTACTTTTAGTATAAAAACTTTGGGTATACAATTCTTTTTTACTCTAAACAATGATTATAATGAATATCACATAATCATGTTGGAAAGAAAGACAAAGCTCACAATCCAAATAATCAAGAAATCTAATACTGTAagacaaatgaaaatattgtaatAGGTTAACTTTACCATACTAGTTTAGCATAGCCTATGCGCAGTAGTCTATCCATTAAACCGAGACAAGATGCCTTCTACGTTTAGGTGGATTACAAGTATGGGTTTACTATATAGAGAGACTACtgtaaatattaaagaatcaattttcaaaaagtacATGACAATTGACAAGAAGAATTCAGTCTGATCGCTCATGTTCAAGTTCTCTAACTATGGCTTCTTCATTGAACCTCTCAATCCATGGAAACAAATCACCTATAAATATATCCACTTTTCTGGAGTTAGACTATACCTCAAGTTTCTGACAACAGATTCAGTTGCCATGGCTTCCTCTAAAGCTTCAGCAGCAGCTATTGAAGCAATTCTTCTCCTCTGCATAGCATCCTGATCCAAAGAACACACAAACagattcatttttcaattctgGATAACATAAAGGAACATAAATAAGTATAATAGTTCTACTAAATATCATATCTTTATATACCTTCCCAAGTTTAGCAAGACCTGAAGTAACCGCATCAAGAGAAACACTGCCATCAGTCCATTTCTTTTCATGTATGGTGATCACTGGGGCTGCGCCATTCGGTTTCACATTCGGACTCTCAGATTTCTCATGTACGTCGCTTAGACGCCTAGATATAGCAGcctgaaaaggaaaaacacCACCACACTTTAAGATGAAAACAAGTTCATACAATTCAACCAAAAACAAAGCTAATTcaaccaaaaatgaaagaacaTTCATGAGGCTAAAATGGGAGAACTGGACCTGTGTCCTCAGGATAGCCTGGAGAtcgattttgtttttagccaGAGTCTTTTCTTTATGTTCAGAAGAGCTGCCGCCGGATGCTGGTCCATCATCCCAATTTTTCCTACTAGGAGGTCTCCCATTCCCAACAAGCGCTTCAGAAACCTTCGAAATTCCAGCAGCTATATTAgccatcttcttcctccctGAGGAGTCCACTGCGGGTGATGCCCTAAGCCCGCCAGATAGCCTTCGAGCTGGAGACAACGACATCCTCCTCGCCACAATCGGGCTCGCCTGCCGCCTCCCAGCAGTCGGCGACGGCTGCCGGTACCTAGATGGTACAATTATCGCAGGCTCCTTTGATGTCCTCCTATTTTCTTCCTTTGCCACCACAAGGCTCGGGACCACACATTTTGACGGGGCAGGCGAGGAAGACCTCTTCCCTGATTTAGCCGCCGGCGACGGATCCCTCTCCGCTACCACAACTTTCCTTCCGGCTGCTGCTAATGGTCTCTGCTTCTGCGAGCCCGGCGATGTAAACCTTTGCGAGATCTTGTCTGATCCAGCTCTACTACTAACAGAGCTATTATCATCTCCGCAATTCGCAGCTATATTCACATTAACATTCTCTTTTTTGGGGGCAATTACATGTCTGCCGCCCTTTCCCTCTCCGAATTTCTCCTTTCCTTCCGTCTCCTTCTTCCCTGCCCTAGACAAATAGGCAGCGATGGGATCAGCAGAGGGGCTGGAGTCTGAAACCGGCTGAATGACGAATCCATTTTTGGAAGGGGAGATCCGAGCAATTAGGGGCTCGGGGGATCCGATGAAGGGCTGGCGGCCGGCGACGGGGCGGAGGTTGACGGGCGTTGGGACGGGAGGGGAGTCGGAGTCGAAGAGGAGGCGATCGAGGTGCACAAACTGACCTAACTGGAGGCGATTGTTGAGGATTAGGTCAGTGTCGCGGTCGGAGAGGGAGACGTAGGTTGAATTGAGGGAGTCGGAGAGCTGGACGTAGAATCCATTGTGCGGCCATAGAGAATCGGCGGCGGAGAGAGCAGGGAGGATGCCGATGACCTGGAGGAGGGGACTACGGTGGTCGCCGGTGACTTTGGTGGTTGAATTCATCGATTGGAGGAGCTTGAGGAGGATTCCGGGTGTTAGAGTGGCCATTTTGGAGAGAGGTGGAGAGGGCAGTGAGGATTTCTTCTTTACGAGAGGTGAATTAGAGTGAGGAGAAATTGAAAGTGGGATGCCTTAGCATTAGGGATTGACGACAGATGAAGAAATTGGGGTTTTAGGGATGAAGATGGTGACCGTTacatttttgaaattcaaaaaaatggCTTATCCGCTTAAATTGTTCTAACGGTGCCTTCTGTAGGGCCCACAGCAGTTGGAttcaaccaaaaataatgCAAGCCGATTTGGACGCATTCTCGGTAAAAATCAGATGTGAGTAACatttttgaattgatttaGAATTAGATTACTTcaaatttactaaataaaGTTGATATTAACCTTATTTTTACTCCTGTCTTTTGTCAAAATCTACTATATGATGTTGCATAAAATCAATagtgaattacatatttaGGATCTATACTTATCACGACGAACGTTTGCGGTCTctatacttataaaatatcatttgcggTCTTTATACTTGTACTTATGCACGTTTTAAGGTTCTTTTCactcttttatctttttttggacaaaaatacccccaaagaaaaaatttgtacactattttctctctttcatcctccttctttctttttcctttgtctataataaaattagaactaaAATTATGGGTTTGTTAATCTTATTTCCTTGTATTctgttaaattttttgagaaatttaatcatatgatgataaattttatattttcacgtcattttcctttatcaCACTAGAGTATTTGTGATTATGCTTCAAATgtggagtattataattaatgatcccgtaaataaaagataaaaaatttgaacgACGAATTTCAACAAGTGGATATTTGAATCTAATCAATCGCAAAGTGAGGAATAATAAGCAATAAATGGAATGTATGAAATTATGGTAATTTTGGTTGTGTATTTAGCAAGTGGGCAGCGCCCGTGACTTATGTGGGTTCTCACATCAGAAATTTCTCTTCGCaattctaacaaaataatgtaaaataaactTCTTAGCTGAACATTTGATTTGTCTaatttccttcttcaaatatgtctcatctcaatttttgttgtaattATACAAGTCatttacaaaaagaagaaagagaaaatatgaagaagaaagaaaaaggagagaaaatatgaagaagaaagaaaaaggagagaaaatagtaatatataaatttgcccTTCATTTATTTGGGGGTATTTTTGTCCTAAAAAAtgtcagaaaaaaaaaaaagaacctTAAAACGTgcataaatacaaatatagagaccgcaaatgatattttataagtatagGGACCGCAAACATGTATCGTGATAAGTATAAGTCCtaaatatgtaattcactctAAAATCAATTGCCTCAAGTATCTATATGGTCTTACATTAAGGTACTCTACTCATGTAATCTTAACAAAGCAAAGAGCCAATTTAACAGTCATGGAGatatttaaatgaattgtAAAATCTAATTGCAAGACAAATGCCATAACAAAATCCAAATCGATGATGATGCTTGGACTTGGTTataagtactagtagtatCTTTTAAACTAAAAGTCAACAAGTACTCAATAAATATAACTCCCATTTAATCATTACATTTGGTATTGGTTTATATTCCTCATATTGATTTCAAATACCATTCACTTATTCACACAATTGGAGTGCTATTTTGCActctaaatataaatttgtttttaaaaatttacgaTAAGATAATGGTAGATGGAATAGTATTTAAGTTTACAAAAGTTGTTCGCAAAGTATGACAACTTTGAGATGATGACTAATTGACTTTgatgaagataaataaaagatatataACAAGCccagaaaatatttaaaacatggTGGCCCAAATAAGATATAGCCCGCCTCTTGTTGAACCCTAGTTAAACCCTTTCTCCACTTCCCTCCACTTTAGCCCCAAATTGCATTAGGGCTCA
The genomic region above belongs to Salvia hispanica cultivar TCC Black 2014 chromosome 3, UniMelb_Shisp_WGS_1.0, whole genome shotgun sequence and contains:
- the LOC125214741 gene encoding double-stranded RNA-binding protein 2-like isoform X2; translated protein: MYKNQLQELAQRSCFNLPAYTSIREGPDHAPRFKAVVNFNGETFESPTYCSTLRQAEHSAAEMALDALASRGPSNSLAARILDETGVYKNLLQEVSQRVGATLPAYSTFRTGLGHLPIFTCTVELAGVIFTGVPAKNKKQAEKNAAMAAWLSLKSLQQTELPYERSHKDEQEHVTVARALQKYLIKARLARLSFPIQFPTLNPRPSSTQPSITTTSRILPLICPKTAQRNRPNPALNNNPTLQKNVSITGQPMVTVPNECQSSLADIFKPRPQKFPAVGAAPYIPVHCKIAPPVTIRNAIPVFSAPPLPSPQPSLVMRPPTLHMAPPVSIRQAVPAFAAPVRMDELSSVVRPSVKVEDPRISIPATPQVEEPPFSKFSPVLVEDPFGYTKPAAVAPISEAPTVQVDQPTTEVLTVDVSPPAPSAKETTSAEQNKLQEPAEVEIKGLKDLKI
- the LOC125214741 gene encoding double-stranded RNA-binding protein 2-like isoform X1, with translation MYKNQLQELAQRSCFNLPAYTSIREGPDHAPRFKAVVNFNGETFESPTYCSTLRQAEHSAAEMALDALASRGPSNSLAARILDETGVYKNLLQEVSQRVGATLPAYSTFRTGLGHLPIFTCTVELAGVIFTGVPAKNKKQAEKNAAMAAWLSLKSLVQQTELPYERSHKDEQEHVTVARALQKYLIKARLARLSFPIQFPTLNPRPSSTQPSITTTSRILPLICPKTAQRNRPNPALNNNPTLQKNVSITGQPMVTVPNECQSSLADIFKPRPQKFPAVGAAPYIPVHCKIAPPVTIRNAIPVFSAPPLPSPQPSLVMRPPTLHMAPPVSIRQAVPAFAAPVRMDELSSVVRPSVKVEDPRISIPATPQVEEPPFSKFSPVLVEDPFGYTKPAAVAPISEAPTVQVDQPTTEVLTVDVSPPAPSAKETTSAEQNKLQEPAEVEIKGLKDLKI
- the LOC125211152 gene encoding uncharacterized protein LOC125211152 is translated as MATLTPGILLKLLQSMNSTTKVTGDHRSPLLQVIGILPALSAADSLWPHNGFYVQLSDSLNSTYVSLSDRDTDLILNNRLQLGQFVHLDRLLFDSDSPPVPTPVNLRPVAGRQPFIGSPEPLIARISPSKNGFVIQPVSDSSPSADPIAAYLSRAGKKETEGKEKFGEGKGGRHVIAPKKENVNVNIAANCGDDNSSVSSRAGSDKISQRFTSPGSQKQRPLAAAGRKVVVAERDPSPAAKSGKRSSSPAPSKCVVPSLVVAKEENRRTSKEPAIIVPSRYRQPSPTAGRRQASPIVARRMSLSPARRLSGGLRASPAVDSSGRKKMANIAAGISKVSEALVGNGRPPSRKNWDDGPASGGSSSEHKEKTLAKNKIDLQAILRTQAAISRRLSDVHEKSESPNVKPNGAAPVITIHEKKWTDGSVSLDAVTSGLAKLGKDAMQRRRIASIAAAEALEEAMATESVVRNLSMFSDLVAMSKPENPLPTIDRFMSIYEDALKSTADVELIFGSHSSSRSTDSTSTEQPKPSKLWVEAALATNLEVVSLLTNEEFDGLSKVEQSSKKRPSISEPAKKVSPSVAGTWTRCMGMNETVELGKNLLSEMQMWFVRFVEESLDAGFRVFGKSATGNGGGLDCGPMATILSQLKRVNDWLDRVVSRRDGVLMDKAELLKGKIYSFVMSFQ